GAGCAAAACATAagccttattaaaaaaaaaaatgatggcctTCTTTCCTATAGCTGTTCACGCCAGCAATTATTACAATATTTtttcccatttatttatttatttatagaaacCAAGGGTATAATGACACAATTAAGAATATTGGGTGCTATGTAACATTCAACCAGCATCCATGATCTTCTCGCAGCAGTCATTTTGAACAGCCATTTCTATTGAAGTAGTGGTCCCCAAACTGTGTCCCTCCTGCTGTTACTTTATTAGGCGCCCTTCAGGTTTTCTAATAAATAATCTAATGATTTATTTTTGTaaggtaagggcaggttcacacttgtgcccggtctccgctctgcaggtttccatttcctgcccgagaaactggacaggagacggaaaccggaaggtagttttcaaacccattcatttgaatggatttgcaaagtgtccacccacgagcgtcttctgctctccgcggcgaaaaagAGTGTCcggtggaagaaaaaaaaaaaaaaaaaaaggtttcgctgcagagaccagaagatgctcacgggcggacactgaatgccgggtttccgtctcctgtcagcagaagacggaaacccacaaaatggagatcgggcactggtgtgaacctgccctaagtcaTATAAGGTCAGGTTGTTGTATAGCAAAAGGGGCAATAGCTTAGGGCGATTAATGTTGTCTGCCATGATCCTATAGACATTAGCAGTCACCCAACTCTTCTGTGAAGGCTGTGGCACTTCTCATGGCCCCCAGAATACTTGCAAACTATTTTTTTCCTCTCATTGTCTATACAAGGGgaataaaaaaaacctcatgagCATTTACAGCAATTGTATAGTGCACGTGTTGCCCTGTTTTAGAGCCAGGGATCCTGAGCAGAGGCCAGCACATGAACTACATCATTACATGTTATATAGGGTCACCTTTTCCTTGACATAGCTTTGACACATATCTGTGCCCTGGCTAATGGAGGGACTAACCTCTATGGTACCTATAAGTCCTAATAAGTGGACAAAATATCCCCACCCCCTTCAATTTTCACTGCTTAAGTAAACAGCACAAGCATCTGTGCTTTAACAATATTTGCCTCACTGGTCTCCTGCTGATCCCCATTCTTACGCTAGTCTTTACTTCATAGTCCTTCTCAACAAAACACTGGCGGCTGTGGTGACCGCCTCAGCCACGGATTGGCCGATTACTTTGTTTGTGCCGAGGATTACAAAGCAGAGGCCATCTCAGGCTGCAATAAAACAGGTGTTCATTTTAAATATCAATCTAGAACTGAATTGTAGATTTCTTCGCAGAATCACACATCTAAATGCTAaattagaagtaaaaaaaaaaaaaaaattaaaccagaAATCGCAGAAATGTCTAAAATGTACCAAAAATCTGCAAATAAATTATCCATGTCATAATCTTCATTAAAATTTAAAAGGTGATGTCTCACTGTAACATGGTCTACTGGTAGAATAGAAGTCCCCAGTCATTTGTAGGATAGGTCTGGCCGCCGATTACTTGGTACTAGGCCACACAATGACCATTCCAAGGAGGATGAGAACACGAGGGGGTCTGACGCACAAAGACCACTTCTATGGTGCTGCATCTTCTCTGCACTCAGTCACATTTTCTCCTGTGTACCTTTCAGGGTCCTAATGACCAATAAGCCACTATCTTACCCAGAAATTTCTTCCTGACCTCCACAGCCTTCTGACAACCAATCACTCCCTCCCCAGTAAAAATGGTCTTGCATGAAACTGGTCTGTTGGGCAAACAAGTTTGGAGGCTGGTGGGATAGACGACAAGTGTCGCATTTCTGGGACCCCAATTATTCATGAAATTGGGGGTCTCGttacccatttaaaaaaaaaagtgatatgttCCAACAGTCCTTCTCTATGGGACTGAAAGACACTGTACTGTGCCAGCTTTTTTAATCCCATAAAATCTGAATAAAGCAGCAGTGCGTAAAtcctactaagggctcgttcgcacggggcaagagggggcggattttagcacggaatccacatcataatacgCCCCCGCACAATGGTGGTCGATGTAGAACGCTAGCgtcctttttttccgctagcggcatgttgccgctagtggaaaaaagcgagctgccatttcttcaggcagattccgtggctgaatcaggcACAGTGTCTGCCTCGCGACAACACCCtctggactaagcccattcatttgagcctaatgcAGAGCGGAAAGTCacaacgggatgccgtgcacggaatatgcacacgcataaatgtgtgtgaactaaccctaatacagtattataaatgtgaaagtttgcttGGAAGTTTGTTAGTTAATCAcaaaaaaacggctgaatggactTGGATGaagtttggcacatagtttgtaacctcgattaacacaacaGCTATTTTTTATCCCgggaaatgacatggcttcacaactgttatgaatttatgttcacatcctatattacactgctcttgcagcagctcatctctctatgtaaacactcagctaatcctcagtggattctgtacctgcatttgcatattatctgatctggtccaggcagtgctgacacactggatgggaaaacacctttaatccaaattggcagtttgctacttttaaacatgccgggaaaaagaaaatctaatttgtcgcaaacagcgacagctatgaaggtagccagagtcacagaattctcctcaagcggagcggAGGGTGATCATCGAGGCCAACaagatgctcattatatggcgtcccagcgagttgctgagatgtcggaacaattacaggcacggcgtgaggaacaagtacagcagcaggacagcttaagagctgctgaaacactggagcaggcaaaccttcgatggcagcaatttgctaaatataggcagatcatcgacgctaacaacatgcagacgaagttgtgggcagaggttAACTAAATATAAATGGAGGACAGAACATTCCCATTTTTGTCATCAAAGGGAGATTCTAGTGGTGGGACCCCAAGTGATCAGAAAACGTTGATAGGTGACAAGTTGGTAAGGTCAGACATCCACTTATGATAACATCAACACTAAACAGATTATGAGTCATTAACATATCATGTAGTTTGTTCAGGTGTCAAACGCTGAAGGTATGTGAAATTCAAAGAAAACACCGGTGGTAATAAAAAAATTGTCTTTACTTAGAAGCAATCAGAATGTCAACAaaacatttgcaacttttttttttcattttttttgcaattacAGAGTGGTATTCAGTTAAACAGAACAACAATTATGATGCTAAGACAACTGAAGATGAAATGATCTACATCCCTATATAACTAATCTGTGCTGTGCACAACATGAACCTGCTCAAATTCCCATGCCAATTTACAACCCCCGTCCTGTACCAGGCAAGGTTAGTGGCCTTTGAAAACCACAAAAAAGAGGggtaaataaaaaggaaaaaaaaacaaaaaacagggaaTTCTAAAGACACAGCTGGTAGTGTGTTaactatacaaaataaaataaaagggaaATAAAGGACACTGTACAGTTTAAAAACAAATCTTACACATTCTTATATTGGATTTGTTTTCGTCTTTAAAAATGAGTGAGCTGTGTACAGGGGGGTTAAATGCTATATAGacgaaataaaaaaacaaaaaaaaaaacaaacagaaaaacacCCATAAAGATGCTCATTCGTCATCCTCAtcgtcctcctcttcttcctcgtcctcctcctcgtcttcctcttcatcgtcgtcatcatcatccTCTGCTTTCTTGCTTTTCTCGGGCTTAGCAGGAGCCTTTTTTCCTGTATCTACTTTGCCTTTAGACCGATATGATGCCATATCctattaaaaagaagaaaaaaataataattaagaattaatttaatatcagattggtaggggtgTGTTTCTTGGCCTGTGGCATTCGTGTGATGAATGTAAGTTGAGTGCTTATAACGGGGTACTTGGAAGCACAGAGAATTGTGGTGTAGGTCTATCATCACATACACTTCCATATAGGCCTGGAAGACCATATAGATGGGAAAACAGGAGTGTATTCTGTTAGAATATCCACTACATAATCGAGTTACATATTTGCGCATCAATGTGTATCTAGGATAGAAAAGAATGTTCCTCAAGAAACCAAAGTAGTGGACAAAGCAAGTTTTGTGGTTACACAGTGCCACCTTCAGCATAAAGCCATGGTGAGCAGTGCTATACGTACAACACACTATACTCCATAGCATGCCATTGGAAAAGTAGAACCACCTCACATTATCATTTCACGTCACGTATCGGGCAATATTGGCGTGTCTAGggaaggctttattcacactggTTTCCTCTGGTGCCTGATCACAACAGATTAGATTATCCCTTAGGCGGCTTTTATACAGTAATaaatgtgttcttttgcacttggATTATGGTCAACGGCGTCTGAAAACATCTACAATACCTAAAACGCCTATGGTTCATTAGAACTGCAGCCTACGGTGTACTAAGTAGAGAACTGCAGGAGGTCCAGGTATTgcattggtaattcaaagaaaaaGTTACCTGTATTATAGCTGACTAAAACTggtctaaggctctgttcatactAGAGACCTGACAGGTCAGAACTAGGAGGCAGCCCCCTGGCATAGCTAATAGGCAGTGTACTGAGCAGTCAGCTTCCAACTCCATAAACTGTGCAGATCATGGGGATGCCAAGTGTTGGACTCCAACCAATATGATACCGATCtcctatcctaagggtaggccaGCAATATACAGCCTTGGAAACCTTGACATTGAGTTGCAGCAGGTTTACGCTTCCATTATTTTTGTTGGCAAGAACAGCAATGCAGACTACAATGGGGCAGGCTTACTAAACTGGTTTTAGGCCATATTTATCGCTTCAGCTCATGATGTATGATACACTTGCTGCATCTTGTGAGAAATGAAACCCGACTGGATTCCTATGCAGCAAAATTTTTGGGAACTGTGTATTTTATtgatatgagtaaggggcatactatgaagccccgaaacgcgtaagctactatctttgtattactcagtggatccatttttgtaatcattttattttttatgaagtaaaagtgaagttttaatttttaaaaaaatctttctgGCGCTGGATATCTTATTTTCTTCGGTTCCATCATCGTGCATTTGCATCCTCTCCAGTCGGGGATTTATCCGCAGCAGCCTTCAATCAAGTATGTTTCCATTcctttctatttaaaggggtttgagcggttcttttgttatatttttattttattgatacTCTGTGACGAGTCACAAAATACATAATTATGGTTTAGGGCATGTAAATTGTCTTTTAGGTGCAAATTgagccagaaaactggcacatgTAGCTCAGCAAATATCCCTAAGCATGTCACTCAGTGACAAAAACACAACTTCATGGAGATACTAAACCCTATAAGCTGTTTAAAGAACTTGTGGCACTTTGGTGAGCCCCACTTATCAGgccaatgacatcacagtcattgATCACATGGTGATGATGCAGCCCTGTCCCATTAAAATGATTGGAGTTGAGCAGCAATACTAAGAACAGCCACAATACAATGTGTGGCCCTGTACTTGGTTAGCAGAGAAGAGGCCACAACAGTCATTATCAtagtccaggaaaacccctttatatatGGCGCTACGACAACTTGAGGGTGAAGACTTTCCTAAACGTGAAAGTTTGCGGAGTTGCTTAtgagcaattaaaaaaaaaaaaaagtcacgtgACAGAACCCAGACCGTATGGGGTCACCCCAACAAATCAATAAGGCATGATTTGGTCACAATTCTTACAATACAGATTGAAAGTTACCTTCTTGTACTTCTCCTTCAGTTTGGAAGCTTTCTTTTCATAAGGCATCTTGTCTTCTGATGAAGTGTTATTCCACATCTCTCCTAGTTTCTTGGCCACATCTCCAATAGTCAGACCTGGATGTTCTCCTTTGATCTTAGGACGGAACTCGGAGCAGAACAAGAAGAAAGCCGATCTGTAGAAAGCAAGTGTTGTAAGTAGATGCATCTACACAAAGAAAAACTTCACCACTGTGGACTTTCTCAGCGCAAAATCTTTAACTCACGGTGGTCTCTTTGGTGCATTTGGATCCTTAAACTTCTTTTTTGTCTCTCCTTTAGGTGGTATGTAAGTTTTCATTTCACTCTCATAGCGGACCTTGTCTGCTTTCGCCATATCTTCAAATTTTCCCTTCTCTTTAGCAGACATGGTCTATCGGAGAAGAGATAAAACTCAATATACAGAAGTGGACTGCCACGTGAAACAAATTCTGTAATAAATGTACTGTAACAAGCAATGGGATGCGGcatgtacagtattatttttATGCTCAGAGCATACATTTGTAGCTAGAGTTGAGTTTAAGGTGACTGGATTGCCAGCGACATCATGAATATTTTACCTTCCATCGTTCTGAGCACTTCTTGGAGAATTCTGCAAAGTTTACAGATGCATCAGGATGCTTCTTCTTGTGCTCTTCtctgcacgtctgcacaaagtaagcATACGAGGACATCTTTCCTCTGGGCTTCTTGGGATCACCTTTCCCCATTTTAATAATGTTCTGTAAGAAAAGAAATGTAGACATTTGTAAACTGCTCTGCAAGCTCCATCCAGCTAGGTTAGTACAGACAAGTGGATTGCAGTATTTTTGCCTTTGTGGATGCTTTAGCAGGACTGGACCTCAGCAAGAGATTAAGTAGTGATAGTTTCCTTAGGTAAAGTTTTTCCTTTTGCCATCAGATGAGATTTACTTCCATGTTTTGCAAAACATAATACATTTCATATGCACACAACCTGTATttctgttatctatagaggtgaaaTTTTCACAGTCTGTCTTGTGATATGAGGTGACCGACTGTGAAAGAGTCAGTAGAGCAGCGCCTAACACATGCAGGAGTTGGTGGTTAAAGGTCCTCTAAGTCATCGCTCCACTTGCTTTTAGGAAACTAACACGGTCATTCCCAAAGTCTtatagaagtgagtggagcaatGGCCAAGTATGATCACCTCATTCACGTTGGGCCTTAGGGACCTCCCTCTCTATGATCAGCGGTCAGACACTTATCTTACCCTGTGAATAGGGCATCAATGTTGTTAGTGGGAAAACAAGTGCTGTGTTAAGAGACTTTTGGCTAGtggtttacaattttttttttttattttaacaaaaacAACATTGCCCCCAGTTTAGTAGTAAATGTCGATGAAGAGATTGTTTACAGGAATGATCCGACAAGGCACATCACGACCGTCTTAAATCAAATGTGTATCGCCAGCTTAATTCTTGAAAGGACTCCTGGATGAGACAGTGAGAATCCTCATTACCCGGCCCAAACAGTGACTGACGCCTTCCCTATAAAATAGTGATACAGGGAGAGAGAGCTGACactctctgggggggggggggggggggaatcaagaCTCTGGTTTTCTAGGAGTCTTGTCAGGGGTTTTACAAAGAAACCCTGCTCcaaatcagagctcagcttctctctctctctatcatataaccctatatatcacacagatcagcttctctcctctgtcatattacctctatatatacagagctcagcttctctcctctatcatataaccctatatatcacagagctcagcttctctaagcttctctcctctatcctataaccctacatatcacagagctcagcttctctcctctatcatataaccctatatatcacagctcagcttctctcctgtcatattacctctatatatacagagctcagcttctctcctctatcatataaccctatatcacagctcagcttctctcctgtcatattacctctatatatacagagctcagcttctctcctctatcatataaccctatatatcacacagctcagcttctctcctctatcatataacctatatatcacagagctcagcttctctcctctatcatataaccctatatatcacagagctcagcttctctcctctatcatataatcctatatatcacacagatcagcttctctcctctgtcatattacctctatatatacagagctcagcttctctcctctatcatataaccctatatatcacagagctcagcttctctaagcttctctcctctatcctataaccctacatatcacagagctcagcttctctcctctatcatataaccctatatatcacagctcagcttctctcctgtcatattacctctatatatacagagctcagcttctctcctctatcatataaccctatatcacagctcagcttctctcctgtcatattacctctatatatacagagctcagcttctctcctctatcatataaccctatatatcacacagctcagcttctctcctctatcatataacctatatatcacagagctcagcttctctcctctatcatataaccctatatatcacagagctcagcttctctcctctatcatataatcctatatatcacacagatcagcttctctcctctgtcatattacctctatatatacagagctcagcttctctcctctatcatataaccctatatatcacagagctcagcttctctaagcttctctcctctatcctataaccctacatatcacagagctcagcttctctcctctatcatataaccctatatatcacagctcagcttctctcctgtcatattacctctatatatacagagctcagcttctctcctctatcatataaccctatatcacagctcagcttctctcctgtcatattacctctatatatacagagctcagcttctctcctctatcatataaccctatatatcacacagctcagcttctctcctctatcatataacctatatatcacagagctcagcttctctcctctatcatataaccctatatatcacagagctcagcttctctcctctatcatataatcctatatatcacacagatcagcttctctcctctgtcatattacctctatatatacagagctcagcttctctcctctatcatataaccctatatatcacagagctcagcttctctaagcttctctcctctatcctataaccctacatatcacagagctcagcttctctcctctatcatataaccctatatatcacagctcagcttctctcctgtcatattacctctatatatacagagctcagcttctctcctctatcatataaccctatatcacagctcagcttctctcctgtcatattacctctatatatacagagctcagcttctctcctctatcatataaccctatatatcacacagctcagcttctctcctctatcatataacctatatatcacagagctcagcttctctcctctatcatataaccctatatatcacagagctcagcttctctcctctatcatataatcctatatatcacacagatcagcttctctccatcatatCCTGCTCAGTCAGAACAGCAAATATTAGCTGAGATTGAGAACAATGGGTTAGATAAACTAATAACCATGCACCAGAATTTGATGCTATTTGTGTCAAatacttaaaaaacaaaaaaaacaaaacatgacctGCTTTTCCCctcaggcccgattcacatctgtgttcagggagtccacttggggaccccacccCCAAAAGTAAactttggaccccatagaccagtgatggcgaaccttttagagaccgagtgcccaaactgcaacccaaaacccacaaaattttcgcggagtgccaacacgacaatatagacttaatactatgcggatccacaattgcggacagttactgaccaaaaattacagtcatgtggggctttacagagctttcaataatacaaacaacgttgtactgaaatgtaaaggtctcggcatttggtactttgaacaattaattttcactatttacatcgcacaggatctgttttatagttaccgtgtaatattcttacatcctgtactaatatcacgtctgctataaaacagatactgtgtgatataaatagtgaggggaccccagacagtattatatgctctgcagtgggcccaccacacaatattatattctccacagtaccacagtagccccccagtgttatatgctctgcagtaggtgtccccccccccccccacaggattatatgctccacagtggcatccacacacagtattgtgtgcttataaataggccccccccccagtattatatgctctttagtacaccccccagtattataagccaccccagtattataagccccccagtattatacactccccccagtattataagccccctcattattatacactccccccagtattatacaccccacccagtattataagcccccccagtattatacactccccccagtattatacaccccacccagtattataagcccccccagtattataagcccccccagtattatacactcccccccagtatcatacaccccaccaagtattataagcgctccccccaacatcatatacacagtgagccactctcatactcacccctgaagagccgccggcatccaccttcttgtcactggcggcgctgatgacgtcatcgcgcccgcgtcggggcagaggtcaaactctgcagccagtgtaggccgcggtcgcgcgatccgcggcctaccctgacagctttcagctgtatgtgcatttgcacatacaactgaaggcagtgatcactcatcaacggggaatcctgtaccggattccctgttggtgagcgatccgggcgaccgcacgcgtgccagcatggagggctctgcgtgccctctctggcacgcgtgccataggttcgccatcactgccatagactataatgggtctgtgcagaacttttcacttttctgtctgcatgtttcatgcgaaaactgagcaaaaaaaaaaaaaaaaaaatcacaggaaccccattatagtctatggaatccagCGGTTTcccatgtaaccgctttttaatgcgcataggtttccgttcgaggggtccccaagcagactccccctaACAAAGATGGGAATAGAGCCTCACTTTGTGGGTTTTGGACAGTTTCTCATGGTTTGTGTGTCTGGTATGACAGGTTGGAGGGGCTTATTGAGAAGGGGTGGGGTTTAATATGCAAAATAGTTAGCCAGAAATGTAACCAAGTTTTTCTCAAACTCTAAACCAAATCATAAAAGTAAGTAAGATTTT
This sequence is a window from Leptodactylus fuscus isolate aLepFus1 chromosome 2, aLepFus1.hap2, whole genome shotgun sequence. Protein-coding genes within it:
- the HMGB1 gene encoding high mobility group protein B1, yielding MGKGDPKKPRGKMSSYAYFVQTCREEHKKKHPDASVNFAEFSKKCSERWKTMSAKEKGKFEDMAKADKVRYESEMKTYIPPKGETKKKFKDPNAPKRPPSAFFLFCSEFRPKIKGEHPGLTIGDVAKKLGEMWNNTSSEDKMPYEKKASKLKEKYKKDMASYRSKGKVDTGKKAPAKPEKSKKAEDDDDDDEEEDEEEDEEEEEDDEDDE